The Peptostreptococcaceae bacterium nucleotide sequence TGACAGCATTCACCGGACAAACCCGTTTAACCGGACAAAAAGGTGACTGATCGCATTTCTTTGAATTTATTACTGCTTTTTTTGACATCTTATCCCTCCCAATCCTATATATCTACAATCCCAAGTACATACCCTCATGGGGTATACTATAACATGCATTCCACTGCTGCGCAAGTCCTTCTTATAACCATATGCTTATCTATTCCATTGAAACCACTTCATATCCGGCATCTTCAATGGCAAACCGAAATTCGGAATCCCCGACTTCCCTTAACATTCTAAGCTTTGCGCTTCCCTCTTCGATATCTACCACGACATTTTCGACTCCATCGATTTTAAGCAATGCATTCTTCACTCTCTTTTGGCAATGCTCGCACATCATTCCTTTAATCATAATTT carries:
- a CDS encoding heavy-metal-associated domain-containing protein; translation: MNKKIMIKGMMCEHCQKRVKNALLKIDGVENVVVDIEEGSAKLRMLREVGDSEFRFAIEDAGYEVVSME